One Saccharopolyspora erythraea NRRL 2338 genomic region harbors:
- a CDS encoding ABC transporter permease: MAALIRAELRKIFSVNLWWALLLPVAVLSFGAGWLGTAFGTVASLEQEIGGPLPLGLLTVSMSTNFSTVFAALFGGLAISGEHRTRSITTTYLTANPRGAVLGAKLVTYSAMGVLFGLVNVLFSSAGGLVGAGLDGFGDPGDWFTVGGAGLLAMVLWTLLGVGFGALVSSPVVVIITLLVYKFVFEFIVSTAMIGASFDIGPYLPGAAGNGIVGNLAVPIFIAAAAGPHEAETPKEVFQVLHFIFGGTYDHPWWASLLTFCGYTAVFCVAGWLVSRRRDIT; the protein is encoded by the coding sequence ATGGCCGCGCTGATCAGGGCGGAGCTGCGCAAGATCTTCTCCGTCAACCTGTGGTGGGCGCTGCTGCTGCCGGTCGCGGTGCTGAGCTTCGGCGCGGGCTGGCTGGGCACCGCGTTCGGCACCGTCGCCTCGCTGGAGCAGGAGATCGGCGGCCCGCTGCCGCTGGGCCTGCTCACCGTGTCGATGTCGACCAACTTCAGCACCGTCTTCGCGGCGCTGTTCGGTGGCCTGGCGATCTCCGGCGAGCACCGGACGCGCAGCATCACCACCACCTATCTGACGGCGAACCCGCGCGGCGCGGTGCTGGGCGCCAAGCTCGTCACCTACTCCGCGATGGGCGTGCTCTTCGGGCTGGTCAACGTGCTGTTCTCGAGCGCGGGCGGGCTCGTCGGGGCGGGCCTCGACGGCTTCGGCGACCCCGGCGACTGGTTCACCGTCGGCGGCGCCGGGCTGCTGGCGATGGTCCTGTGGACGCTGCTCGGCGTCGGCTTCGGCGCCCTGGTGTCCAGCCCGGTGGTCGTCATCATCACGCTGCTGGTCTACAAGTTCGTCTTCGAGTTCATCGTCTCCACCGCGATGATCGGCGCCAGCTTCGACATCGGGCCCTACCTGCCGGGCGCGGCGGGCAACGGCATCGTGGGCAACCTCGCGGTGCCGATCTTCATCGCCGCGGCGGCCGGACCGCACGAGGCCGAGACGCCGAAGGAGGTCTTCCAGGTGCTGCACTTCATCTTCGGCGGCACCTACGACCACCCGTGGTGGGCCAGCCTGCTCACCTTCTGCGGCTACACCGCGGTGTTCTGCGTCGCCGGATGGCTGGTCAGCCGCAGGCGCGACA